One genomic segment of Rubripirellula tenax includes these proteins:
- a CDS encoding class I SAM-dependent methyltransferase, whose product MSHSPHPSSDSVSKSEIADFYDGFSDRLVSGYVTGNPRLSHALAFATENVPESAESILEVGCGVGETTNHLCSARPDLRAVGVDISTENVRMAKRLFADSTNAHFEVNDLTSPVGGGPFDVVTLLDVYEHIPAVERPRFHANLRQSMGEKSRLIVTCPSFLHQQHLYANEPEGLQIVDEIIGPADFLQLASDLGGHLTHLQYESVWRTNDYVYAVIDIQMAYQWKPKPRGIERWSMKLAKFVDKTPLGGPARRSRLVKRNLAA is encoded by the coding sequence GTGTCACACTCGCCTCATCCCAGTTCGGACTCGGTTTCGAAGTCAGAAATTGCCGACTTTTACGACGGATTCAGCGATCGTTTGGTCAGCGGCTATGTGACTGGAAATCCGCGTCTGTCGCACGCGTTGGCGTTTGCAACCGAAAACGTTCCCGAATCGGCCGAATCGATCCTAGAAGTCGGCTGTGGAGTCGGCGAAACGACGAACCACCTGTGTTCGGCGCGGCCGGATTTGCGTGCCGTTGGCGTGGACATCAGTACCGAAAACGTGCGAATGGCGAAGCGGTTGTTTGCCGACTCGACAAACGCGCACTTCGAAGTCAACGATCTGACATCGCCCGTCGGTGGCGGTCCGTTCGATGTGGTGACGCTATTGGACGTTTACGAACACATTCCTGCGGTCGAGCGACCTCGCTTTCACGCCAACCTTCGTCAATCGATGGGTGAGAAATCGCGACTGATCGTGACCTGTCCTAGTTTTTTGCATCAACAACATTTGTACGCCAACGAACCCGAAGGGTTACAGATCGTTGACGAGATCATTGGGCCAGCGGATTTCTTGCAATTGGCAAGCGATTTGGGCGGTCATTTGACTCACTTACAATACGAATCCGTTTGGCGAACCAACGATTACGTCTATGCCGTCATCGATATCCAAATGGCGTATCAGTGGAAACCCAAACCTCGTGGAATCGAGCGATGGTCAATGAAGCTGGCCAAGTTTGTCGACAAGACTCCACTGGGTGGACCGGCTCGTCGATCGCGACTCGTCAAACGAAATCTTGCCGCTTAA
- a CDS encoding glycosyltransferase family 2 protein: MLDVPVAFVIFNRPEPTRISFEKIRAAKPTTLFLISDAARPDREGEAQRVAQSRAIAETVDWPCEVHRIYADTNMGCGRRISTGISAAMEVVDRLIVLEDDCLAEETFFPYCAELLERYEDDTRVMAVSGNNFQLGHNRGDASYYFSKYPHCWGWATWRRAWQHFDLNIPNWPAFRDDGGLTNMCQSRQEIEYWTEIFDKVHAGRSQSWAFPWTLTTWMQNGLTVLPQVNLVTNIGFGEDATHTRRASPHANLPTRPIGTIEHPKWITRDIAADQFTDRFVFSGTVRRGPIKRIEKAIKKFRRAA, encoded by the coding sequence ATGCTTGATGTTCCCGTTGCCTTCGTGATCTTCAATCGACCCGAACCGACGCGGATCAGTTTCGAGAAGATTCGTGCCGCGAAACCGACGACGCTTTTTTTGATCAGCGATGCGGCGCGGCCCGATCGCGAAGGCGAAGCACAACGGGTGGCCCAGTCGCGCGCGATCGCCGAAACCGTTGACTGGCCGTGCGAAGTCCACCGAATCTATGCCGACACCAACATGGGTTGCGGCCGCCGAATCAGCACCGGAATCTCAGCGGCGATGGAAGTCGTCGATCGGTTGATCGTGCTGGAGGACGACTGCTTGGCCGAAGAAACGTTCTTTCCGTACTGCGCCGAACTGTTGGAACGTTACGAAGACGACACGCGAGTGATGGCGGTCAGCGGGAACAACTTCCAACTCGGACACAATCGCGGCGACGCCAGCTACTACTTTTCAAAGTACCCGCATTGCTGGGGCTGGGCGACGTGGCGTCGAGCCTGGCAGCATTTCGATTTGAACATTCCCAACTGGCCGGCGTTTCGCGACGACGGCGGTCTGACCAACATGTGTCAAAGCCGCCAAGAAATTGAATACTGGACCGAGATTTTCGACAAAGTACACGCCGGACGAAGCCAAAGCTGGGCGTTCCCTTGGACATTGACGACGTGGATGCAGAACGGATTGACTGTGCTGCCCCAAGTCAACTTGGTCACCAACATCGGGTTCGGCGAAGACGCCACGCACACGCGACGCGCCAGCCCACACGCCAACCTGCCGACCCGTCCGATCGGAACGATCGAACATCCCAAGTGGATCACTCGCGACATCGCGGCCGATCAATTCACCGACCGCTTCGTGTTCAGCGGCACCGTGCGCCGCGGCCCAATCAAGCGAATCGAAAAAGCGATCAAGAAGTTTCGCCGAGCCGCCTAA